The segment AATTAAATGAAACacttttaatttatattattattattttttttaatctccaaTGCCGTTTTgaaaacacttcacaactgtaacTCGCAAACAACAGCTGTTTCGTGTCAGGACCCGAAGCATTTACAATGCAAGACAGACACTTCGCACACCTGTCTCCCAGCAACCCCAGCCTGCGCGTCAGCTCCACACCTGTTGAAGCTTGAGCGGCTCACTGCACAACTCCTCCTCCAGAGTTCAGCACGCGGAGGCCCACCCAGTAAGCTGGCGCCTGTCCAACCGAAGGGCTCCTGTACTCGACTGTCCTGCTGGTGCTGTCTGGAGTCCTCATGGGGATGTGTACCATCACGTTCACACGCTTTGAAACAAAGGCAACGGcaactttttttttgcaataattgTAATTACAAGCTTTATGTcgtttcctttcagaaaatgtgtctttttgcaCTTGCTTAAAAAGCACAGATAATTTACACCATTATTACTACTACTGTAAAATACAACTGTACAGGTTATCaagttaaatattattatttatttcttagcagacgcccttatccagggcgacttacaattattacaaggtatcacattattttacattatacagatatcacattatttttacatacaattacccatttatacagttgggtttttactggagcaatctaggtaaagtaccttgctcaaggctacaacagcagtgtcccccactggggattgaacccacgaccctccggtcaagagtccagagccctaaccactactccacactgctgccgtttTTCATGTCGATAACCCGCTGCCTAAATACTTTTCAGGAACATCAAACTGTGTATTTATTCCGTCCAAACATTCTCTAAATATAAGTGACCAGTTGCAGCTTTATGAATAGTCCCAATATAGACCCAGCAGCGCATCTGTTCTAGAGGAATGTGTGAGCCCGGGCCGGCCTTGctttcccacactcagtgcattCACTGCCCAGGGCAGCGCACAAAGGAAGTGTGGCTGTTTAAAGAGATAGCCCAGCCTTGACTTCCAATGGGCCATCTGGACATCAGCAAGCCAGCAGTGTCAATCACTTATCTATCTCGCATTGAACTTAAAGGGAAATCAACAGTGTACTCACCACAGTTAATAAGGAGTTACTAAACGGGTATTTTTCCCTATATTAAAAGTTGCTGAAATAAagtgtattttgtaaatgttaaacaGCATTATTTTTGCACAGCTGCAAAGTATACTTATTATTacacataataatcataataaaagtatcactatatatatatatatatatatatatatatatatatatatatatatatatatatatatatatatatatacatatatgtgtgtgtgtgtttatgaatTTTTAATTAAGACATGCtatttgtataattacaattttaaGCATAGCAATGTGTCCTAAATACCATATTTCAAAGTAATTCTGATGCAGGCTAATTTTCCCGCCAGTTCCCTTTCATTACTCCCCTGTGAATGGCACACCACGGAATTCAAGAGGGGGTTATTTGACCATCTTTATTCCCCTTGTTTGTATCCAGCATTCAGCACCTGTTCAGCTGCTGGAGAGCTCTTGTCATCATTATAGCGGCAGCTTATTGTGCCCCCAGAATCCGTGAAAGATCCCTGAGTGTGGGAATCcctttccacatttatttttagtgaATAGACATATTCAGCTTCAACCCACAAACAACAGCCAAGACACCACATAACTACTTGCATGATGAATATGACacccagcaaaaaaaaagaaaagaaataaggcATCTGAATTAGCAGCAGACCTTTGTGGATCACTGAATAGTTCTGTATTGTTTTCATTTCTCTACCATCCAGGGAAACGGATATCTGAAAGGCTCTGTGTAAACCAGTGCTCAGTGGGGAAGGCGCTTCAGAAAGAATTCCCTAGCAAATAACAGCAGGCTTGGCAAAAGCAAGCACAGGCCTTTCTGGCACTGACTCTTGGGACGAACAAGAATGTTTGGACTAGCACAACACCAAACAAACGCTTGGCGAATATTCTTAGcaacaacattatttttttaaaaagtgcttacTCGATTCAACCAACAACGACATCCTGTTTTCACATCTAAATTAAACAAGCCATGTTGTGCCTCTCAAGGAGTCATACAGGGCTTAGACGCACAGGGGTTAGACACACAAGTCCAGAtacattatagtttttttttttcatgggctTAGGACCAGAATACATCCAGGACAGTGGACTTGGAACCCAGATAGATCAATGGGTTGCAGACCCAGAATCGGATGAGATGGTCATATTAGAGTAATTTAGAGGGGTGAGATAGATCCAGACCAAGGACTGAGACAAAGACAAATGATTGGACCAAGTCTAATGGGTTAAACACCATTGACCATAGACCAATGGAGGTAGACACCGATGGACCCAGGTGAATGGGTTAGCCCTGTGGATTAGCCAGAATGAGTCAAAGACCTGATTTCCTGGAAACTGGGCTGGTGATTCTActtctacctgtctgtctgtccattaaCTGAAAAGACCATTCATATCTTTAAACCATCTGTCAGTTTGTGTCCTAGTTCATCTGCCTTTCCCCCGTTGCTTTAACTGTTAAAATAGGTTTTTATCATATTGCaatgaactatttttttttctgtgcactgTACACTGTGGAGAAATCCCACGTGTTAATGCAagacaacctttttttttctttatctgagATTCGATAGAAACGCTCTCTGGGCTTGATTAACAcgtctgtttttttctttatctgaGATTCGATAGAAACGCTCTCTGGGCTTGATTAACACGTCTGTTTTCTCTTCCTGATTCACAGCCACATACCGCTGGCCCTTTTGTGTAACAGATGTCTTCTTCAAACAGGAATCTTGGAGTCTGAGCTCCTCTTACTTTCCCACACGCTGTATCCACACAGACAACAATGGAAGCGTGCCTATTAGACATGCCTTTCTCTAGCATCCCATTCCCTATGGATCATCTGGATAGGAATCAATGCAATTTATTTCAACTgttatcaattaaaaaatgtgccaACATTGCAGATTGGGGCAACGAGTCTTGTAGTCTTAAAATTCCATCTAGAAAATAGGAAGTGAAAGACAATGTTGCAGAGAACTTTAAATTAAACTCACTAAACACGTTTTAATTAGCAAGCAATGATCTAGTTATTGTTGGCTAATTAAAAGCGTATTGAATGTGGCTCAATGCAGTCCGTGTTTAGACCACAACGTGTGCGGTATAATTCTATTAACACGGAAAGTTACTTACAGCCTAGGTTTgttaagtaattaaaaaaaatgtaattagaaaagGTCTGAAACAATGCACACCTATAATGTGAATAATTAATAATGCACGCTGaatttataaaaatgcattttgctACACACAAGCAGTTatactaagaattattattattattattattattattattattagttgttgttGTTAGGTCTGTTATTAATGACATTACTTTAGACTTAGACTTagaattaattttgtatttagaTTAATAAAGTCGATTTACTAAAATTACCAGCTAAAGCGTTGTTTTTATTGaactttaattgaaaaaaaaaatacatctgaacTGATTCTGCACATCTGCCACTGAACTCTGAGAAAGTTGCAAGCGGGAACTCACAGAAGAATGCCTGAAATCCCacttaatcccccccccccccccccccccccccgcaattAAAAAGGGGGGGCATTAGGCTTTAAAAATCATTTGAAGCagtcggcaaaaaaaaaaaaaaaaaaaaaaaagtacaaaaagttTCATTTGGTAGTTTTCCCGCCATGTCCACACTTTTAGAACTCCGGTTGAATGAATGGTACGTCATGTGATTCTAGAACGCGATTGAGAAAGCGGTTCTGTCTCCCTCGGGGTCAACCCGTTCCCAGGTCCTACCACATCATTCCACGAGCGCTCTCCATTGTGCGGCACACACTCCACCTGTTCACAAGAAAAGGGTTATTATCCCCGAGCAATATGCAGTCAATTTAGCGTGAAGTAATTGAAACCGCTTCCATTGTCGTTCCGAGGCCGCTGATTGGCTCCCGAGTGTGGGAAAGCCTCAGAAGACGGAGACCCACACTTTCTTGCACAGCAGCAGAGATATAAATAAAGGACAGCAAGAGCAACAGAGCTGCATTAACGCGCCCAGACCTttaacagacacagcactgcctgCCTGAAGCAGCTGTCATACAGCATGGCTCCCATCAACGTGTGCAACCTAGCTCTGAGCTCTAAAGAAAAACTCAAAGTAAGTATTGATCCATACGGACACTTCAACTGGTGCGCATACACGTTAACAATATCGATGCGGATAGAATATAAATCTATGCAGCTgtttaatgtacttttttttatcttctttCCCAACAGATGAGAAAACCAGTGGTGGAAAAAATGCGCAGGGACCGTATCAACGTCAGCATCGAGGAGCTGAAGAAACTGCTGCACAACGAGTTCAAGGCGCACCACCCCAGCTCCAAGCTGGAGAAAGCTGACATCTTAGACATGGCCGTGGGTTACCTGCGACAGAGCAGCCACCCGGCTTCCTTCAAGACCCCGCAGCACAGCTACAGCGACGGCTTCTCCCAGTGCTTGGAGGAGACGCTGCGCTTCCTGTCCTTCCAAGACCCGACGAAGGAATCCCAGTTCCAAGTTCTGAAGCACTTCCAGAACACTCAGATGGGCGCGCGGGATCTGTCCAGCGCAGCGGCTGCACTGGGCTCCCAACACGGCTTTCCCAAACGCTCTTCCCAGGGCGATTGCAAGGTGCTGTGGAGACCCTGGTAAACTCACACAGACAGTGTTCATTGTAAATCAGAGGATCATGACGTGGCTTCATGCGACAGTGCAGAAAGAAATCCTCTCCCAGTAGGAAATATGAATTCCCCTTTTACATATgacattttgttttgcaaaagTTTGTCTCGTTCCGCTTTCTATTGAAAGGCTATGTGTTTTGCTGCTTGTTTTAGAGTTATATAAAGAGAATAGCTTGCGTGTGAATATCACAATAACTTTTATAAGAGCAATCTGtgcattgcaataataataataataataataataataataataataataataataataataataataataattgcccgTGTTGTTTCCTTCAATGTGAAGGTATTTTCATAATTTTTGTATAAATTGTAATGGGTTCTATAATATTTATAGACAGTTTGCGATGTGTGAATTGTGTTATTTCAGAATGATTAATCCGAGTCATTAATTATGACGAGATGTTCTCATACCTTTGTaaggtttgttgttgtttttttggggtaACAAACACATTCCTGTACATTTACCCAGATGATATGTGTCGGGAATGTGATCCCCGATATGAATTTCTGTGTTCAGAAGAGTGTTTAATCATTCTGTAAAGTTTGAGTAAAGAGACGCTGTAGCATGGATTTGGGTTTGCTGTTATGTCCCTCATCATATTGATGACTTGACCCTGTGTAATGTTGTAATGAtcgtttaaaatgaaaataaaaaaaaaaaaaatcacctgcaAACATGACTTGATATTTTTTTTCCTCTCGTTATTGTACTTCTATATGAATCCCATTTCACACTCCGCATCTACTGAGAATTTACATGAACCCATTCATAATACAAGAAGGGAATACGGGTAGTTCTAGAATGTACATGAGTCCATTCATAATACAAGCAGGGAATACGGGTAGTTCTAGAATGTACATGAGCCCATTCATAATACAAGCAGGGAATACGGGTAGTTCTAGAATGTACATGAGCCCATTCATAATGCAAGCAGGGAATACGGGTAGTTCTAGAATGTACATGAGCCCATTCATAATACAAGCAGGGAATACGGGTAGTTCTAGAATGTACATGAGCCCATTCATAATGCAAGCAGGGAATACGGGTAGTTCTAGAATGTACATGAGCCCATTCATAATACAAGCAGGGAATACGGGTAGTTCTAGAATGTACATGAGCCCATTCATAATACAAGCAGGGAATACGGGTAGTTCTAGAATGTACATGAGCCCATTCATAATGCAAGCAGGGAATACGGGTAGTTCTAGAATGTACATGAGCCCATTCATAATACAAGCAAATCCTGAGCACAGTGTTAAGTGCTGGTTCTATGCAGCTTTAATGCCCCACATTTGGTAATTATCCAGCGTTTCATAAAAATGTAATCTTATTTATTCACAGGTCATATAGTAggctaccaataataataataataataataatgacaataatacaACCTGTAACGCCCATGTAGTAGAATACAATAGACTATGAATGTGTGTCCTGTATTATAACGCTtataaaaatcatttttaatatataacaaacATAAACCTAAAGTAGTTCATCTGACATTCTtacgtttaaaaacaaacaaacagttataatttccttttttatttatttattttttgtaacggTGAGTGTTTTGACCGACCTCGCTGCACTGTTGAGTAAACAGCTTCACTAATCCAGCTGCCGGCCTTGTTGAAACGCGAGGCTGTGGGTTTGTGCCCCCTCGTGCTTTCCCACACTGTCTGTCCGTGCATCGACTGCTTCCAAACACACAACAAAAGAAGCGTGTCGTGTTCCGTGCTGCATTCATGTTGCTATTCATTCTTGCGTTTGATTCCCACAAGACCATCTGGATAGGAGCCGTATCATTATGCAGAcgtttttttaatcattattatttaacagtattATTTGCACTAACTGTAAagtacactgtgtttaaatattaagcttgcattgtaaccctttgctgccctATAAGACTTGTAAGTCGCCTTCGATAAAGGcgtttgcaaaataaatacataaataaataaataaaataataataataataataataataataataataataataataataataataataataataataatactatcatCATCAAAGAACACCTACTTCAATAATTATATTTATTCAAATATGCATATAAAATGCGACTTGTTAGTATGGTAGCCTATTAATGTGTTAAATGTTAAATCGTAAATGTAATCAACTTTTcccatagcaaaaaaaaaaaaaaaaggatacaaacTTTTCACGGGAGTAGGCCTAGATGAGTACAATCTTAATATACAATGAATAGATAATTGTCAAACCACTGAACATCACATAAGACCAACTGATTTGCTCTTAACAAACACAGCTGTTCCGGACGGTGTTTGCAGTTTGCAGTTTACTTTAGAGCACTTTATGCAAATAGCAGACCTTTCTCAGCTCAGAGCGAGCCCTGCTATACTCACAACAACCCCTGACAGCACGCCAAAGAACGCGCACCTGCCAAACTCAAACCTTGAGGCACATCGCAACCGAACGTTCGTTCACTGTTCCTCGGAGGGTATTGTTGTCGAACGTGGGGAACACCAACAAACAGGTGACAAAAAAGCGCTGTAGCTAACCGTCTCacatattaaccctttcagtcctgaagtATTAGTTTTTATCGAGCCGAATAAGTCCGCTTATTGAATATACACGAGAACTTTGCGACGGCTTGTGTTAACGTACGGCACTGATAAGGCTAGCTATTGCGGTCcctccaggactgaaagggtgaACACATGGTGTGCATTTCCTTGCTGTTTGTTAGTTAATGTATGAACCTATTTATGAACGAATTAAGGTCAGCTAAAACGTTTCAGCAAACCTCAGACCCCTAATTTGGGATTATCAACTGCAAATCGATTGAAAAGGTGTTTCAAAGCATTTTCAGTGCAGTAAAGTTAGCACGAGATGATGATGTTCctttcttttagatttttttattcgTTTATAAATAGGTTAATATATTTACCAAATCTTAACACACTGTTATACAGAATCAATAAACTAAAAGCCCCTTAAAATAAACTGGGACGTAAAATACAAATGTGGTAATAACAAAACAGCAA is part of the Acipenser ruthenus chromosome 27, fAciRut3.2 maternal haplotype, whole genome shotgun sequence genome and harbors:
- the LOC117425497 gene encoding transcription factor HES-5-like, producing MAPINVCNLALSSKEKLKMRKPVVEKMRRDRINVSIEELKKLLHNEFKAHHPSSKLEKADILDMAVGYLRQSSHPASFKTPQHSYSDGFSQCLEETLRFLSFQDPTKESQFQVLKHFQNTQMGARDLSSAAAALGSQHGFPKRSSQGDCKVLWRPW